A single genomic interval of Streptomyces graminofaciens harbors:
- a CDS encoding HAD-IIA family hydrolase, whose protein sequence is MPWLTFTNGTTRTPEAYAQALRRIGFDLPDDAMLTPATNAVDHFVAMGHRSVLVLGGEGLKEPLRRAGIESVAPKGRPEADAVLVGWYREFTMDDLEAACHAVFDGANLYSSSQSVFFASAEGRALGTSRAICAMISSVTGVAEQVVGKPSPIGLGCAAKRLGAAPHELSVVGDDPELEMAMARHADALTIAVTT, encoded by the coding sequence CTGCCCTGGCTCACCTTCACCAACGGCACGACCCGTACACCCGAGGCCTACGCACAGGCACTGCGCCGCATCGGCTTCGACCTGCCCGACGACGCCATGCTCACCCCCGCCACCAACGCCGTCGACCACTTCGTGGCCATGGGCCACCGAAGCGTGCTGGTGCTGGGGGGCGAAGGTCTCAAGGAACCGCTCCGCCGCGCGGGCATCGAGAGCGTCGCACCCAAGGGCAGGCCGGAAGCCGACGCCGTACTGGTCGGCTGGTACCGCGAGTTCACCATGGACGACCTCGAGGCCGCCTGCCATGCCGTCTTCGACGGGGCCAACCTGTACAGCAGCTCGCAGTCGGTGTTCTTCGCCAGCGCCGAGGGCAGGGCCCTGGGCACGTCCCGGGCCATCTGCGCCATGATCAGCAGTGTCACGGGCGTCGCCGAGCAGGTCGTCGGCAAGCCCTCGCCGATCGGCCTCGGGTGCGCGGCGAAACGGCTCGGCGCCGCCCCGCACGAGCTATCCGTCGTCGGAGACGACCCGGAACTGGAGATGGCGATGGCCCGTCACGCCGACGCCCTCACCATCGCGGTGACCACCTGA